AATTCTACTGAGGGGCCATAGGCATGAAATTCTACTGAGGGGacacagataataaataaacatacaaatcaaggtaataacagaaataaatgccataaagaagatgaaagagCTTTCGTAGTTGGCATTAGTTTACGTGGTTGGAGAAGGCCTAAGCGGGAAAATTTGAGCCAGGCTTTGGCTGTTGAAAAGGATCCAGCCATGTGGAAATCTAAAGAAGGATCATTTGAAACAGGGGCAACAGCTTGAGAATCCCTGCTGGTGAGCAAGCAATGGAGCTTGCTGGAGCACAGTGAGCAAGGGCAGGAAATTATGGTGAATGAGGTCAGATAGGCAGGGGATTGATCACTGAGACACACTATGATAGGATAAGGAGTTTAGGTTTGTCCATTGCATAATAGGACGCTATCAGATTTCAaacaggagaggaacattatCTGATGTATGGTTGAAAATGACCACTCTCATCATCATAAGGAGAATGGTTTGGAATGAGGcaagaacagaaggaaagccaATTGAGAGGTAATTGCATCAACTAGGTTGGTATATTAGAGAAAAGGTGACAGGTGCAGAATTTGTTTGTGGATTATAGTCAAAACTGCTGTGTGATTGACCATGGGCATGAAGAAAAgaggggattctgcttgagaacAAGGAGATGGTGGTGTCCTTAACTTTGGATTATTATGATTTTGGGTATGTGGTATGAAGTGGGCAAAGTTGGTAAGATAAGCCATTTAAGTTTATGCATTTGAGTGGGTAAGTTGTCAATGAGATTGTTCTAGTGAAATAAGTTTGGGAGTGATAATGTTTCAATATATGAGCTTGGATGGGATTCACCTGGAAGAGGGCAGATAAAAAGGTGGATGAAGACACTTCAATttatagatacaatggaggatgaagagatttttttttttttttaaatctgagtaATAGCACTGCATGAAGACCAGGAGAGTTTCAAaccaagaaccaagaaaaaaaaatctttaagggggcgcctgggtggctcaggaccctgggatcgagccccgcgtcggactctctgctctacagggagcctgcttcctcccctctctctgcctgcctctctgcctacttgtgatttctctctctgtcaaataaataaaatcttaaaaaaaaaaatctttcagtaaAAAAACTATAGACGTTTGTGCTGAACACTACTAAGAAGTCAAACAGATTAGGAGGATGGCTGAAACAAACTTGTGCCAGTTAAGTATAATGGAGGGAGAGTAGATAAGGAATGAAGGCATGATTGTAAGGAAATGAGATAAATGGGGTGATGAAAAGTAAAGAAGTCAGTCAATCAGTAGGCTCAATGAAACCAGAGTTACATGTTTAAATATGAGTACTAAGATAGGTGAATTAGAAGGTAAGTCAAGAAGATTCTTGAAATCAAGATTTTGGTTTAATAGTATAGCAACTGATAAGATCAAGATATGTATACAGTCATAGGAAATACGGAAAAAGCCATCACAGGAATGAAAGCCAAGGAAGAGAAAAGCCACAAGGATGTTAAATAGGTGGTCCTGGTAGATAATGCTATTACCAAAATATCAGCATTAGGAGTACAATGGAAGCCCTTGAGCCAGGTACCAATGGTTTGCCCAGTTCTTGGAACTTGTTAATTTTGTACTTCCTTAGCCCTTTATCTTATTCTTTGCCTTCTGTatgcttgggttttttttctttattccaggTTAGCCAATGAAAACAAGTTTGTTGCTATCTCCTATAGCACAAAGCACACATTTTCCAATAGTGTTGCAGTGAACAAAGGACAGCTTCTTTCTCTAAGAAACCTCTCTGACTGAGGAAGAACTTCTTCATTCATGGAGTCAGGTCCAGAACAGATAGAAGACAAGGGTATACATATAGTGCTTTAGAGAAATCATACATCATAGGACAAAAACATATGGAAACagtcaaaatttattttagaagggattttttccattcttaaatagtataaaaataaacaggCATTTGTTTTGGCACTTACATACGtaaatttaaatacacatttgTCTGAGGCACCAAACCTTTCATTTTACATTCCAAATTCCCAGGTTCAGTCAGCAGGATGatgttaaggatttttgttttttttttttaatcagtgaagTCAAAAGCTTTTTATATGAGCCCTTCTAATATTGACTATTTCTTACTTAActataaactttttaaacataaaatttaaaaattcccctGAGTTATTTCCtttaatgaaatttcattttcttctaactAAAAGACgtgttttttcttttacaaatactGATGTTATCTGTAATCAGtgcttgatttaaaaatattaaaaccaaaaaaatattaaaacccaTAGTGCCCTGCACATGTCCCCTCAATAAGTTATagctgaatgaattaatgaaggaTCCATAGGTCCTTCAAAAATGTGTAAGAGGTCAGTCTTATAGTATATCCAGACTAATGAGACACAGTGGTCTCTGGGCTGGTATATAGATAAATCTTCTATATATCAATTTCAACTTTCTGTATTTCAGTATACCAGACTTAGGTTCCTGAAAATTTATTCAAAAATCTTAATAATTTATCTTATAGTTTATATATTAATTCAGAGTTAATCTCAAAGATCTACTGATTCTCAcacaatgcaaaagaaaaaaaaatgatttcagctTAAACCTAGTTTATAATGTCCtaacaaaacataaataataatactcAATAAATTAAGTAGTATACAGTACCAGCAAATGTCAGCTGACAATGAGATGTGGAAAAGAAACATTATCTTCCCAGAAACTATTCaggatttgtttggttttgcttttaaatagGAAAGGACATTcattagaacagaaatataacTTTCTTCCATCAACAACTCCCTACAGTTCTTTGTAAGGCCATTAGTCTCATTGTAGGCTTCTTCTGCTTCACAGAGTTTGAAGTGATAAAGTTCTCTGCCTTTCATATAAAATGCCTCTGTGTAGAGGCCTTTAAGGgctgtgtgttgttttgttttttatttttcattcctctTAAGAGGAGCTAACTTACTAGTAGTCCTGAGCTGAGGTTTTCTGAAAACTTCTGCAAGTTCAGATAAGAAAGTACAAGAGTCCAAACAAAGAAAGATGTACTCAGAACtttaaaactaagaaaacaaaaaagtaaactgATCAGAAGAGTTTCTCCCAGCACGGTGgctaacagaagaaaagaaacagtgtgCAGGTAGTTGCTTCTAATGCTTCCTGGAAGATACACTAGAAATCCCGACAGTGCGGAAAAACACTTGCAGCATTTTGCCATCTTGGAACAGAGTTTAAATGTCTGAACACCTTTGCTTTTGttcttattataaatataaactgAAATTCAAGTAAAAGGATGTCAAACTCACTTACAAAACAATGACAACTGTTTTCCCCTTTAACCTGAAGACATCTTTAAAGTAGTGACATGAAAATTTCACAAGTATGACCCCTTTCTCCTCAACAGAAGATGTTAAGTAATATAGGAGtttaacataaatattaaataattaagttaaaagaaatcgtccatataaataaataaatatgattaacAGGCTTCTACAGTTCGGTGGACCGTTCTTTTAGCAGGACTGTGGGATTGATGTCATCTAGTCCGGAGTGTGAAGAGCTTGCATTAATAGTGACTGTCTTGGTGAGCTGGGGGTCTTGAACACTGAATGCAGTAAAAGGACAGCCCTTCACGTTGTTGCAGATGAGAGACTGAATGGAGGCAGTGTTGATGATTTTAAAGCCTACTTCTCCACCGAAAGTACTAGGCTTCCAGTAGTCAGGCGAACAGATGGGATTACCCATAAGTCCTTTCAAGGAGAATGGTGCTCCCATTTCTACCATGGTCTCACCAAAGATGGCATCTGGACGAGGCTTTTCTACCAGGAGGGCTGGATACAGCTCCATGGCATCGATATCTCCATAAAGGGCCTCTAACCCTGCAGCCATTTCCTTCTCTCCTATGAAGGTGACAAAGACAGATATACAACCAATGTAAAAggcattaccaaaaaaaaaaaaaaaaaaaaaaaaaaaaagaaaagttttaaccCTTGACTCAATTCCCTTTCAACTTCTCTGTTGTTTCCATTTGACCCTTGATTCTTCATAAAAAACCTCTCTCTCACCTGTAAGTTCCTCGAAAGACGCGTAGGGCTTCAGCCGAAAGCGTTTGCGGTACTCATTCAGAGACTGGTACTTCATCTGTCTGCTCTGGTCAATTGAGGCCTTTGCTACTTGTTGTACTGCAGCTGGAACATTCCTACCACCCGCAACCTGCGGAAAATAAATCGTATAACACCATTTTTAGTCATCTTGATGATGATTTCTACTTTAAAAGCACTCATTCCCTGGGTGGGGTACACAGGACTGACATTCCCAGCTGAGACCTAAACTATCCAAGTTACAAAGATTTATCTCTATCATCTACAGATTAGGTATTTTTAAGCCGTGACTACCGTGACTACCTATCGCTATTTGATAGCCAGAGACTACCAgtttatagactttttttttcatgttcagacttttcaaaaaaaatggtAGACTTCTATTTTCAAGAGAAATGACTAGCAAAATATTACTCTTTCAgtaagtttaagaaaaataattttgatggtGGAAATTCTAGTGACTGAGtagtcctttgttttgtttttcagtaacaAGGCTTACCCTGCCAGCAATTTGCCTGCTGAAGGATTCCACAAACTGGGTAAGCCCATGTTCCAGCAGTATAGAGTTGTTGTAGACAAACTGTTGGAAATTGTACTCCTGGTCATCTATTTGCAAAGTGTCAGGCAGAAGGGGATGCCAGTGGTAGAGCGTGTTAAACTCAGCAGCAATACGGTTTTGGTACTGGAATTGTTGGTTGAAAAGCAGCTCTGGGTCAAACTTCAGCTTGAAGTGATAGCCACTCAAGTGCTGTACATAGTCTTCAATCACAATCTTAATGGTTTCTCCTATGTacacaaaataaagacatttagaGCATTCATTCTCTGATTACCAACTTTCAAGCAACTGAAATGCAGTTTTGTGAATCCGCTATTCCCTCACTTCTATTGTGTCCCTTAAACTATCAACACAAAAGGTATTTAGATTACCAATCCTGCTCAAGGATTGAATTTAATAGAGAGCATGTGATTTTACCTTCACCACGTTCTCCCAGAATTAGTTAAAACATATCAAAGGTAGCAAGTTCATTTTCTCTGCGGAGGAGAGTTGCATTTAAATGATTTTCTCCTCTTGCTTACCTATCAATATGAGCCGGCTCGTCTGGAACAGACGCTCATCATCCCACTCTGGGTGCTCCTGTTTCAGCACATCACACACTCTGTTATGTTCCCGCAGCCAGATCGTGGCATACATCATCAGACCAGGCACCAGCCCAAAGACTTCCTGGCCCACAGCAAACCGCAGGTGTTCAGGAACATGGGGTGGGTAGATCATCTCCACCTGAGTATCTTTGACTGTGGGAGGATACACCTCTCCATCAATTACCTGAAGAACAATGGCAaccaaaatgttaaattttagtCAGCAGAAGTTTCTAAATACAGGTAAGTCATGAGTCATAACTAATTCTTAAGATTCAAATAGAACGAACCTGGTATTTCATTTTTCCATCCTTGAAGAGGCGCAATTTATGTTGTCTATCCAAAGTTTCCCCATAAACATGGTTTAAGTCCACctagaaaagatggaaaaactttAATTTGTTGCTGCTGAAGTTTGTATAACGTGTCTATAATATAATTTACCattaaataatttgataaaaCACTTTTCTCAAAGCCAAAAAATACTTAGTTTATCCACTGATACTACAAACCTATGTCTCTTGTGTTGAAAGGTATTTAGTGTTAAGTATGTAATATGCTTCACTATAGCTATAtgatatttcttttaataagcaTCAGAAAATATATTACTGATCTAAAATTCTTACTGGCAAATTGAAACTGTCACTTAACTACAAGGGATAAGAATGCTGCAAAAAATCTCATAATATTTAAAGCATCATAATCAGAGTACAAATATGTTTTAAGACACCACTTTTTGCAGTGccaatattttaaactaaaaatataagagccaaattacaaatattatgcctatatgcatgtgtgtctgcatgtgtatTTTTTACTAAGCCAATGAATCAAAAATGGAAATTCCATTAAGAGCATTTAAGAAGAGGGTAAACTTGGTGTagcaaaaatacacacacacagcactcagtTATTTTTGCTATAATTTCACTTTATATAACTGTCTTACCCCATGGCCCAGTCCTTTGGTGAAACCTGGCCCTCGCTTATGATCTGTCTTGAAAAATTGATGGGTGAAGTGCTGGGCAAAGAATGCAAACATCATATTTGTGCCCTGGGGATCAGGAATGAACTTTCTTCTTAGAAGAAATTTTTCCACAATCTCTTTAGAATCCGGAAGCTCTTTCTTGCCTGAAAAATGAGAAAGCTAAGATAAGAATTCATTAACAAATCCAAGGAAGTATCTATTTCCTACGGGGCCTTCCTCACctacagaagaaaagaattaCAACATAAATTAAAGTTCTAAGATATGGGGAAACACATTCTTACTGAATTAATTTTACcttgtatctattttatttaactaGTATTAATTTGGTTTTAATGAAACAATTTGAAAACAGTAAAGACATTAAACCAAAATGTCCATTCACTTTCATGAATAGTTGATAAGATAcacttttcaagaaaaaaatctctgagaTATCCTTAAAAGAGCaaacaatggggcgcctgggtggctcagtgggttaaagcctctgccttcggctcaggccatgatctcagggttctgggatcgagccccacatcgggctctctgctccgcagggagcctgcttcctcctctctctctgcttgcctctctatgctacttgtgatttgtcaaatgaataaataaaatctttaaaaaaaaaaaaagagcaaacaatatgcttttattaacaaataaatgataGTTCAGGGCTGAATTTTCTAGGTAACAATCCAATCCCTACTGCAATGAATACATCTCTGACTGCCTCCCGACACTTACCTTTCACACCCATGGGTGTTGGACAGTCATCTGCCACAGGGGGAAGAGCTCTGGTATAGTAGGAGAGATTAGAAAAGGCTTCCCAGCTTTTATAGCCATAGTCCACATTGTAAGTTGGTGGACTCTCAATGAAATGTGACCTGGctgaaatttaaggaaaaaaatttgttttatttgtgcCCACATCGATGTTCCTTTTAATTGTAAAATGTACAAAGTGGCAGGAAAGATGGACTTTAATTTCAACAAAGACAACCCATTGTAGAACAGTTACACTGAAGTCCAACTGCCActtgtacttaaaaaaatcaggaaaaatgaTTCACTAAAATGCATCTTTAATGAAGTATATATACTTTTACATAAAACATGATCTGGCCAtcttgatttttcaaataatcaTTCACCTACCACTTAAGAGGCCTATGAAGGAAAGTTTGGGCAAGACACATGCTTTAGTAATAATTTTCTTGCTGACCCAAATCCAGATTAACCAGATTATTTTACTAGGTGCAATCCTGTGGTCCACGACATTGAATAAACTGAACCACACTTCCTTCATGGATTGGCAGAGCAGTGAATTTATAAGAGGTATACAAAATTTAAGTAGAATTGTGATTGTGAGACAGAATTTTGTAAACTGAATGGGACTGAGATGTATTTTGAGCCATTAAGACAAAAGGCAAACTAAAAAGGTATTTTGACAAAGTTGAAAAGAGATTTCGGGATTAGGCTCAATAATCAAGTTTTATAAAGAACAATTTTCTTTGAGGAAACTGAAAACCTTAGAGACTTGTACTTACATGTCAACACGTATCTCATAATTACATTTCGCAGGAAGGGAATGTTATTGACAATGTTCCAGACTCCCTTGAAGTGGGTAAGTATGTAGTGCACTGTATTCGGAGTGGGTTTCAGGAGTAATTTTACTCTTGTCAGAAATTCAGctgcagaaagagggaaaaaaagaaaaaagaaagattagcAGGACCCATTTTAAGATACTAGAGTGTAAAGTGATAATTACATGTATCCCCAGTCCAAATAAGGGCACCCAAAGCACACTTACGTGTTGAACAGTTTTCACCATAGAATCCTGTTCGAGAGCAGTCACACATATACTGGTCAAATCCTATACTCATACATACACCTTGGTTTTGACATGGGTTGGAACAGCAAGGATTCACTACAATAAAAGTAAGGACAGTAAGTAAGTTATTCTCTACCTTCTTAATCTTGATATACACATTTAATTGTTTTACATAGTATGGGTCAACTTTACgtaaataaattcaagaaatataCAGGTAATCAtgggaaaacaattttttaaccTGTGGCACCGAATAATTTATAAAGGAAATACCAACTTTGTATTCTAAATAAGGGTAACAATATTCAACCAGGGAAGTGATGTTTCTAAGATTTTCCTTTAGAAACCTTTTAGATGTTTAAATCAGCTTTTGAAGACCTCAAAGAAGTAGCATTTTTGTAACTAAAGTGGACATATCTAATACATTAATCAAATTTAGGGGAAATTTCGGGGTAAAAACAGCTTACCgttaaaatattttgctcatcttaaaaaacaaaacaaaacaaactaacaaaaaacagCTGGGCTTTCCTGAGTCGTGAAAGCACTAGAGTATTTAAAACAATGGCTCCCATTCCTGAACAGTAGGCACCCcacacaaacatttattatttcacatatattattgATCGATCCTGTCTTATCAGATGACAATCTGCAAATTAGTATCACTGTCCCTATTTAGCAGATGAGAAAAGTAGCGCACACCGCTAAGGTAACCGGCTCGGGATGATCAGAGCTGGTGGCAAAGCTGGGGCGTCCACCCAATTCTTTTGGACTCTAATGGTCCAAACTCTCTACCAAGTCAAACATCGTCTCCTTTCCCGGACTGTTCAAAGTACCGGGAGGAAGGGGAGCTCAGCGGAATCTTAGCAGCAATTACCGAGCCAAGGAGTCCCCGCTGCGGGGCGCCAGGTACCCACCTGCACCGCAGAGCGCCAGGGCGGCGCAGAGAAGCAGGGCGCCGGCAAGCATCGCGGCGGCAGCGGGCGGAGCGCGGGCGGGCGGAGGCGTTGCCGTACTTGGGCTCCGGGCTGCAGAGCGGGAGCAGGCGCTGGGCGAAGTCACCGGCGAAACGCTGACACTCGCTGCAAGTTGTTTGACAACTGGAAGCTAACGGCGAGAACCTTCCTTTTATGCGTAAAAACTAAGCCCACGTGACGGCATGACTGTTTCTTTCCGCCTCTTTAAAACTCTACCCCCCTCCACAACGctctcctctccccccccccccgtctatTTAAATAATTGCGTAAGACCGGGTGAAGGCTGGATTTTTTACCCACGCAAATGAGAAAATCGGAAACCTGGGAAGCTGCCCTCGGCTTCCCCAAGGCGGGGGCAAAGCGAAgtcgcctcccccacccccgccccgctgcGATCTGGTTCTTCTCCCCCAGTCCCTCAGCTCCGGAGTGCGATTTGCTCCAGATTCCCCTTCTCCCTGTCTTTTGACCCGGAATTTTAGAGAGCCGGTGCCTTAGCGGATCCCACTGCGGGAGCGAGGATATAATGCTTCCTCTCCGGGAATCTGAGCGGCCGGAGGTCCCCGAGCGCAGGGAATCTCCCTGCGCGGCCCTCCCCATTGTCTCATCCCCAGGTCTTAGGGGGCCGAGGAGTCACAGTCTGGACAGACTCGGCCAAAAAAGACTGTTTTATACGTCATGTATTTCAAACGTCATGATTTCAGTGACGACCCATAACCTAGAGCATACGGAGTGCATACATACATTACACTCTTTTTATTTGGCCGAATTAACTATAAGAGCTATCGTCAGTTTACATTAACTGTAAAATGTAAATTCCTCTCCACAATTTGCTCCTCAGCAGCTATCCTGTAAACAGTCCATCTGAGCTTGAGCAATCACCACTATAACGTTTCCGCTGCTCTGGTaacaagggaagggaaagggtcCAGATCTGCTGGAATGCTAATACTCAAAACTTAAGCTTTAATGCATTTCCATCTCTGCTGCGCGGGTTTTCACTGCTTTGGTCACCGGCCCTTCACAGGAGATACACGAAAAAGAAACTaggtttttaaagtttgtttctttaagtCATTTCTGCCCACTTGTCCAAGATGATGAATGTGACAATGTATCAAAGTACAacactgcatttatttttcagttgtctGGGTTTATTAGTGCAAATCTTCTATTCTTGTTTTGGAACACAGTTTTGATGAGGAGTTGAGTGGAATGGATGGAAAAGACGGATGAGTTTgacaattttgaatttttatcatcCTTTGCctttatttaatgtctttttgTGGTGTGAGcgtgaaatagaaagaaaaaggaagaaagaaaagaaaggaaggaatgaaagaaaagaaagagaaagcaagaaagtaaatTAGTTACCAGAATCAAAGTGGAGAATAAAACGTTCAAAGCCATACATTCTTAacactaatggaaaaaaaaaaagaagcataaaacCTGAGGTAACACTATACCAGATGTCTCAATCtgtagaagtctttttttttttttttttaagattttatttatttgacagacagagatcacaagcaggcagagaggcgggcagagagagggaaagggaagcaggctccctgctgagcagagagcccaatgcagggtttgatcccaggaccctgggatcatgacctgagctgaaggtagaggttttaacccacttagccacccaggcacccctcaatctgTAGAagtcttaaaagagaaaagaaacttacttgaatttctttttccttaccaTTTTGGTTAAGGTATTTATCTGATTTTACATGAGACATAAGTGACTAAAATTCCATCTCATCCAAGAAGCCTTTCTCCTCTAGTCATATTTAATCATTCAATTTATGACACTCCCATTTATTGTACTAAGTCTTACATGGAATTTTAACTAagagcataattttttaaagacgtTAGGTGGTATCtactaaaattttaaagtgataTTTAGGACCACACATTTGAGCTTTTTTAAGGTGTCACATAAGATTCTATACTCTGACTCTAGTACTGCACTCAAATTCTACAGTGTAATCCTGAATTTATGTTGAAGTCATTATCATCCAATATCCACATTATGAGGTCTTAATTGTATATTCACTGTGTATCATTTCTTGTTCAAAGACAGACTGAATTTAAAGGTGAAGACAAAACAGTGTGTAGAGAATAATCGCATTTACACTACATGGAATGTAAAGACCTTGAACTCTCTTTCACAGtgaaaattcaatgaaaaaaaactaTTTGGTTAAACTACTTGGTTGAACCTGTAATTTCAATGACATGGTAGAGTAGAGAGACTTCCATGTACTTATGCAGTCAGAAGGGAGTGCAAAGAGAAAATGACTTTAACGTTGGACACAGTTTAGAAAGGAAGTCCAAATATAGACTTGAGGAAAAACCATTATGGTATGATATATTAAATAGTTTTGACAAGTCTGAGACCATGAAATAGAATGGAAAGTACATTTGGGGATGCTGGTTATGAGAGGATATTAAATGTCCCAAACTAAATGTCCCATACCAAAGGGCTAAACCTGTTTTATATGGACAAGTGCTATGATTATTGTGCCTTGATAAATCACACcataaaaaaataaggttttgaTTATATAAAATCATAGATCTTACGTTCATATAC
This portion of the Mustela lutreola isolate mMusLut2 chromosome 14, mMusLut2.pri, whole genome shotgun sequence genome encodes:
- the PTGS2 gene encoding prostaglandin G/H synthase 2, with protein sequence MLAGALLLCAALALCGAVNPCCSNPCQNQGVCMSIGFDQYMCDCSRTGFYGENCSTPEFLTRVKLLLKPTPNTVHYILTHFKGVWNIVNNIPFLRNVIMRYVLTSRSHFIESPPTYNVDYGYKSWEAFSNLSYYTRALPPVADDCPTPMGVKGKKELPDSKEIVEKFLLRRKFIPDPQGTNMMFAFFAQHFTHQFFKTDHKRGPGFTKGLGHGVDLNHVYGETLDRQHKLRLFKDGKMKYQVIDGEVYPPTVKDTQVEMIYPPHVPEHLRFAVGQEVFGLVPGLMMYATIWLREHNRVCDVLKQEHPEWDDERLFQTSRLILIGETIKIVIEDYVQHLSGYHFKLKFDPELLFNQQFQYQNRIAAEFNTLYHWHPLLPDTLQIDDQEYNFQQFVYNNSILLEHGLTQFVESFSRQIAGRVAGGRNVPAAVQQVAKASIDQSRQMKYQSLNEYRKRFRLKPYASFEELTGEKEMAAGLEALYGDIDAMELYPALLVEKPRPDAIFGETMVEMGAPFSLKGLMGNPICSPDYWKPSTFGGEVGFKIINTASIQSLICNNVKGCPFTAFSVQDPQLTKTVTINASSSHSGLDDINPTVLLKERSTEL